Genomic segment of Bacteroidales bacterium:
CTGAAAGTAAGATCACAGACAGTACCGGAATCAATAATCGTTTCTTAATCAAGACTATTTTTTTTAAAGTAGATAGCTAAAGATATGTGAAATTCTCCAAATATTGCCGGAATTATATGCCACCGGTTTTCGGTGCTCCATGCAATTGAATACTCTAACCGATCAGCTTTTCATATATTTGAGCAAAAGCTACTTTACATAAGCATGAGAAATACCCTGGTTATACTCTGGACCTTTTTTCTATGCTTACACCTGAGCGGTCAGCAGGTCGAAGGAAGGATTCTGGATTCGCGCAGTAACATTCCTCTTGAGTATGCCAACATTGGGATCATCGGGACCCGCTTAGGGACCATTACGGATCAGCAGGGCGTTTTTCATCTGGAAGCGCCGGGACAGGATCCCGAATCAACGGTACGTATATCCATGATCGGATACAAAACACAAACCTTCACCCTGGCCGAACTCCGGGACAGTGAAAATCTGATCAGGCTCGAAGTGGATCCCATTCCTCTGGCTGAAGTCAGCATCTCGCCCCTGGGAGAACCTTATAAGATAGGGACTACTCAATACAATCGTATAGGAAACTTTTGTGGGTGGGGAGGCTCACGCTTTGGGAAAGGCCATGAGATTGGCACAAAAATGGATCTGGGCGATCAGCCTGTTCATATCCGGAAACTCCATGTTCATGTTCACCGCCAGGCCTATGATACCATCTGGTTCCGGTTTCATATCCGAAGTCTGAAAGATGACAAGCCCTTTGAAGAACTGTTGACCAGCAATGTAATTTTAGCCATTGAAGAGGAAAAAGGCTGGGTAGAACTGTATCTGGATGAATACAGGATCGTGCAGCAGGGTGAAGTTGCCATCAGCCTTGAATGGCTGAAAATAAGTGGAATTAACGAAGATCGGGCCATGAAAATCAATGACAAGATCACTTCAGAATACCTCCTGTTTAATACCAAAAAGAAGCAGGGAATCATCTATACAAAATGGGGAGTTGAAGGGAAATGGAACACCGGAAACGAAAAATGCCCGGCTATGCATCTGACAGTACAGCGCTAGTATTCTGCAAAAGGATTCGTTTATACGAAGCGGTTCGGTGAAGGCGGGTATCTCTTCCACCACTTTACGCCGGAATTATTTTGAAACATGTGAATCATGTAATTTTTTCTTAAAATAATGTAAGCCATTTCATTATAAAAAGCCGCAACTTTATCTTGCAGATAAAGTCCGAAGCACTCTATACATTTTCTGGAACGAAAAAACTCTGTAGTGATATTATTTCATCTGATAAATAAGGTAACATAAAAAATGGTTGAAAAGGCCCATATTCAGAAAGCGCTGCATGGTGCCTGGTCCATGGAGGAAAGTCCCCACTGGAAACCAAACAACCCCACACTCGGTCAGAGCAGTTTAATCTCACAGCTGATATACGATATTTTTGGAGGAGAAATCCTAAAGACACGCAGGAACAAAAGCTGGCATTTTTATAACCGGATCGATGGTGAGATTATCGATTTTACGAAATCTGAAATGGATAATTTTTTCAATAATAAAAACTTCGAAGACCTCCCATCTTCACCTGATGAAACCCATGCATATTTTGCACAGGAGGATTATTTGATTTTTTTAAGGAGATTCATCAGGGCATTTGAATACGACCTCCACCAAAAGAATTACTCATAGCCTATTCTTAGAGGATTTTGAAGCACTAAAAAAACCTCATTGATTATACATTCACACTCAAATCAACAATTTCTGCTTTAG
This window contains:
- a CDS encoding carboxypeptidase-like regulatory domain-containing protein, whose protein sequence is MRNTLVILWTFFLCLHLSGQQVEGRILDSRSNIPLEYANIGIIGTRLGTITDQQGVFHLEAPGQDPESTVRISMIGYKTQTFTLAELRDSENLIRLEVDPIPLAEVSISPLGEPYKIGTTQYNRIGNFCGWGGSRFGKGHEIGTKMDLGDQPVHIRKLHVHVHRQAYDTIWFRFHIRSLKDDKPFEELLTSNVILAIEEEKGWVELYLDEYRIVQQGEVAISLEWLKISGINEDRAMKINDKITSEYLLFNTKKKQGIIYTKWGVEGKWNTGNEKCPAMHLTVQR